The stretch of DNA TTCAGCAACAGTTATTAACTATAAAGGCAAAGAAAAAAAGATTAGTGATTATTATTTAAAGTGTAATAAAGATACGGATTTTAATGCAAATATTAATGAGGTTTGTTCAAAGCTAATTGGTTTATATAAAGATGGATATCTATATATAGGTGAGAAAAAGATTAAATTATATACTAAAAAACATATAAAATTGAAAAATAATAAAAAAATACTGTTAAAAAAAGTTAGAATATCCTATCATGATGAAGTAGAGTTTATCGTAGAAGATAAAGATCAGGTAAGCTATGTCGATTAATATAAGATTAGCTACTGTTAGTGATTTAGATAATATAGTTGAGCTACATTTAAAACTATTAGCCTTTGAAGGGGAATTTGAAGGAGATAGAAAAAATATAGAATGGGCGTACAAAAATATTATAAATAGTGAAAACAGCTTTATAGTTGTAATAGAATTAGATAAGAAGATAATTGGCATGTGTAGCCTACAAACCCTAATATCAACAATTGAAGGCGGAAATATATGTTATATAGAAGATGTATATATAGAAAAAGATTATCGAACATTTGGTTATGGCATAAAACTTATGGAATTTGTTGAGAATTTTTGTAAAAAGCTAAATTACAAAAGGATACAATTACTGTGTAAAATAGATAATAATAGAGCTGTAAAATTTTATGAACGCTTAGGATTTAGCAAATTTAAACGCTTCTTCTTTATAAAACCCATTAAATAAATTTATCTATATAATTGTCTTATCTTGCTTAAATGCTCTTGATAGGTTCTAGAGAAATAGTGCCTACCATCACCTTTTG from Deferribacterota bacterium encodes:
- a CDS encoding GNAT family N-acetyltransferase — its product is MSINIRLATVSDLDNIVELHLKLLAFEGEFEGDRKNIEWAYKNIINSENSFIVVIELDKKIIGMCSLQTLISTIEGGNICYIEDVYIEKDYRTFGYGIKLMEFVENFCKKLNYKRIQLLCKIDNNRAVKFYERLGFSKFKRFFFIKPIK